In the Deferribacter desulfuricans SSM1 genome, ATTACTTAATGTCTGACAATGAGTTAGTAGAATTAAGGAGTAAAGTTGTTAAATATCATCCAATCTCATTGAAAGATCCAAAAACAGCACTGTATTTAAAATACTTTATATTACTATTTCCGCCTATAATGGTTATTTTTATTGGATTTATTATCATAAAATTTTCTAAAAGGAGGGTTAGACTGTGAGAAAGAAAGATATAATCCTTCCCATATTAGCTATAGTTTTAGTTGTAATATATTTTGCTACTGGTAAAAAAAATGAGATAAAAACTGAATACTTGTTACCTAAAGATTTAAATATAAAAGTTATAAAATATAAAGATGACGATTTAGATATAACTTTAGAAAAAGCAAAGGATGGATGGTTAATCACAAAACCTGAAAGCTGGCCTGCAAATAAAGATCAGATAAACAAACTAGTATCTAAGCTAAAAAATATAGAAATAATATCGAAAATAGATTCCAAAAATGATAAAAATTTTGGATTTTCTGAGAAAAAAAGATTATTGGTAAAAACAGATAAAATAGATTATTCTATCTACTTAGGGAAAAAAGATAAATCTTATAGATTTCAGTATGTTAAACTGAGTGATAAAATTTATCTTGTGGATGCATCATTTACAAATTATCTCCCACTTACAATTAATCAGATTAAAGACAAAACAGTTTATAACATCCAAAACCCCAAAAGTTTTAGCTTAAAAACCGATAATGAAACTATAGAAATAACTTTTGATAATGAAACGGCAACATTTAATGGAATAAATATCGATAAAGAAAAAACTAAAGAGCTTATGAAATTAATTTCTAAGTTTGAATCAAACACTTTTGCAGACAACAATACGTTACCAGATGATGCAAAAAAAATTGGCTATTTAAAAGTAAAAAGTGCTAAAAAAGAGTATTCCTTTGAGCTTTATAAAAATAAAGACGGAGATTTTTACATCCCATATAAAAATCAGGTTTTTGAAATATACAGCTTTAAATTAGAAGACTGGATAGAAAATATTAAAAAGTTGATACCAAAAGAGACTGGCACCAAATAACAGGTGCCAGTCTTATGTTTAACTATTTGTATTTATCTATTAAACTATCAAGCAATGAAAGTAACTTATCCACATTATCCAACATAACAGATAAATTTTCTTTCGCTTTGTCCATATTTCCAGATTTAATACTATCTACAGTTGCTCTGCCGTAAAAGTGAACATTTTTATGAGGCTCTTCAATCATCATGAATTCACTATCATTTCCAAAAATCTCTTTACCAACTGAATAGTAAAATTTTCCAAAATCACACATAGTATGATCTTTAATTTCAAAACTACAATTTTTTGTTGCCACACAATCTAAAACATTCTTAACAAAGATGATATGAGCAAGCTTAGCTTTTACAAAAACAGCTCCTTTACTAGATAACGTATACTTAGAGTATTGATCGACTAACCTATTCAGATCATCTATCATCATATTAATTTTTCGTATAAGATCAAATATTTCTTTTTTATTTTCATCAGCTCTTGTCGCCACATTTTCAACACTTCTTGCAATCTGTTCTGTTGCTGATGATTGCTCTTCTACTGCTGTAGTTATACTTAAAATTAAGTTTACTAAGTCATTTATATAATAATAAATATTATCAAAACTCTCTTTAGTTTTTTCTGCTATTTCCACTTGCTTACTAACGGCATTGCCCACATCTTCAGCTTTGTGATTAACTTCAGAAACATTTGCCTGCATCTCTTTAATCATATCTTCTATCTCTTTTGTTGACTTCTGTGTCTTTTCAGCCAATTTCCTCACTTCATCAGCAACGACAGCAAATCCTCTACCGTGCTCACCAGCTCTTGCTGCTTCAATTGCAGCATTTAATGCAAGTAGATTTGTTTGATCCGCTATATCGTTTATCACAGATAAAATTTCACCAATTTTTTGAGAGTTTTCAGAAAGACTACTAATTTCTACTTTCAAATTTTCCAAAACACTGTTTACTTGTTCCACATAATTTACAGTTTCTTCAATAAGTTTTGCCCCATCCTGGGTAATTTTTACCGTTTCATCGGCCTTTATAGATGCATCATTTGCATTTCTTGCAATTTCAGCTATTGTAGAGCTCATCTCCTCACTTGCTGTAGCAACTTGGGATGCCATTTGCACATTTTCTTCTGCATTCTGCTCTATTTTTACAAGACCATTACTCACAGGAACTATCTTTTCTCCAACTTCAGATAAATTCAAAAGTGTTTTCTTAAATTCTTCATCCACCTTACTTAAATATGCGTTTACCCACACACTCATTTCAGAAATTTCATCATTTATCGATTTTTTAAATACTTTACAATCTTCACATGAAGATATCTTTCCACTCTTTAATAATTGACATCTTATTTCATCAGAAAATTCCCCCATCGTGCTCCAGCAAGGTCTTAAATTATTATGCTCTTTACACTCATTATCACCTAATCCAGCAATATCATTACATGAAGCAACATTAACGGGAATCCTTTTACTCAAATCACCTTTTCCTCTTGCAAGCTCTTTAACTATCTCCAGGAATCCTTTCATAGGCTTAAAAGCAAAACTTAAAAATAGATAAACAATAACATTAATGAGCAATGCAACTATAATAATAGCGGTTATTGTCCTATACATATTAGATTTTAGTGCTGAAATTGCTGGCGTAAAATCATGGACATAATATATATACCCTATTTTCTCCCCTGAAAAATCTTTAAGAGGATATTTATATGAAAAAAAGGTCTTATCTGATATTTTTATTTTTGCTTCATTAAAGTGATCTTTTAAAACATTTTTAATCGTTGAGCCTTTATAATAGTAAAAAACAATATTATCTTTTACAATATCAGTTTTAGCATTTTCAAATCTTTTAGCATTTTTAAATACATCATCAAAAATACCTATTGCATATTCCAAACCTAAAGTATCAGAAAGCTGATTGATTATTGCATATATCGAACCACCAAATTCAACACTACCTATATGTTCACCTTCATAAAATACAGGATAAACCACTCTCAAACCTGGACCACCCCTACCAACCTCTATTCCGACAACAGGCTTTTTGGATTTATTACATTCAACAACGGTTTTTCTAAATGAGGATAAATCATCTCCAAATTTTTTCGGTTTATGGAGTCTCAAAAAACTTGTAGCAAGTGGAATATGATATTGAAATTGACTTAACCCATACTCCTTTTTTAGCCTTTTAAAATAGTCAGATAACTCATTTTTCAACGATTCCCTATCCTGTTTAGCAAAATACTCATTTAATATTTTGTTTTGAACAAGTGTTTCTACAGCTAATGAAAGATCTTTTAATTTTAAATCTATACTATTTGAGGTTAAGGTGCTCACCTCATTAAAATACTTCTCTTTTTGAGCTAAAATATTGTTGTTAAGGTTCCTTATATTAATAAACACAACCACTAAAATCAAAATCACGTTACTAACAACTATTAATATCGAAATTTTATTCTTAATAGTTAATTTCACAAGAGCACCTCCAAGAATGCCTTAAACTTTCCCTTTTAAAAAACTGCTATATTTTTTATCCTCACCCATAATATGATTAATCAACCACTTTTTAAGGAAACTAAGTAAATTAAATCCCACAGCTGTATCACCTTTTTTATATTTTTCTAAAAATTCACCCACCTGAGTTTTTAAGTCTTCATGTATTTCTCTATGTTTCTCATATTCTGGATATCCAAATCGTTTGAATGCTTCCTCTTCAGAGTCAAAATGATATACAGTGTATTCAACAAGCTCATTTAAAATTTTTTCTAAAACTGATGCCGATTTATCATCATTTACAGCATCATATATTTCATTTATTAATCTTACCAAATTTTTGTGCTGTTTATCAAACTTATCAATCCCTACAGAGAGTTTATCTGACCACTCAATAAAGTTACCACTCACATCAATTTTAAAAAATCCAATTTCTTTCATCAGTTGAACAGATATTTCCAAAAGTTCATTACCAGATTCTTGCGTTTTTTCCACAAGTTCCTTTATTTCCCCTATTTTGTATGCTACATCTGTAATATTTCTAGTTATATCTTCTATAGCTAGTGACTCTTCATTGATTGCATTAGTGATACTTTCTACCCTAATTTTTACATTCTCAAAACTTTGTTTAACTTCATTAATAGAATCGATACTTTCGTTTACTTTTGCAACGCTATCTTCTACTTCCTCTTGTTCTTTTATAACCACTTTAGAAATTTCATCGGCCTCAATTTGAATAGATTTGATAGCATCTTCTATCAATTTTGTAGAATCTGTTGTTTTATTTGCAAGCTTTCTTACCTCATCAGCTACAACGGCAAAACCTCTACCATGCTCACCAGCTCTTGCCGCTTCTATCGCTGCATTTAAGGCAAGTAAATTTGTTTGATCCGCAATTTCGTTAATAGCTGAAACAATTTTACTTATCTCCTCTGATAACTCTTTAAATGCTGTAACCTTATCCACCACAAGTGCAGAGGTATTTGCCACAGCTTCTACCTGTTCTTTATTTTCCAATATTAAGTTTACAGAATTATCCAATTTATTATCTGCTTCGTTTATACTCTCATTTATTTCAATACTGTTATCATATATGTTTTTACTAGTAGAATTTAGCTCTTCTGCTGCCGATGAAATGGATTGTATTTCATCATTGATTTCTGCAAGTCTTACATGCGCATTTTCACTTGTATCTGCTAAATCTTCAGAAGCAGATTTCAGCTCTAATGAAGTTTTGTAAAACTCTTTCAAAACACCAGCTATTTTATTATATGAATCATACATGCTATTTACCACTTCTGATAGTTCATCCTTGGATTTTGTATCTGTTTTTTCAAAACTAAGTAAACCTTTACTAATATTTTGAACGTTTTGAGAAATAATTTTTAGATTTTTAAAAATATAGCTATTCAGGAAGAATATCATAAAAAATGCTGCTATTGTACCAATTATCATAAGAAAAACATTTATCTTTATAACCAAAGATGTATCAAGATTATTTAAATCAGCATAAACATTAATAAGACCAATAAATCCACCAAGAATACCAACAAATAAAATCCCAAGACTAATCTTTAATTTCAAACTAACTTTCACTAAGCCACCCCCAAATTATTTGTCATTACACACATAAAAATTTCTTAATAGTAGTTTTATTAAATTGCTTCTGCAATTTACATTACCACGCTATAATTAATATAATACATCATTGCGAACGTTAGCGAAGCAATCTTAACTATTTAATCTCTGTTTTAACAACATTCTTATTTTATTATATCGGAAATATATAATTTTTAAATAGTAAAATTTAAAAAATTTAAATAAAATATTGCACTCATTAAAATATTAAATATTATCTAAGCTATGAACAAAGAAAACGCTTTAAAATTTTTTGCAAACACCTTTTTCAAAACTTCTACGGCAGAAATTTTGTCTGATTTTTCTAAATTTACACATATCAAATCATTAGCAAAAAAAGAGATTTTATTTTATGAAGGGGAAACTGGCTCCACAGTTTATTTTTTAGTAAACGGCAACTTAAAACTTTATAAAACAAACGAAGAGGGGAAAACAATGATTATCCACATTGTTCGCCCAGGTGAAATTTTTGCAGAAATCCTTTTCTTTTTACAAAACCGATACCCAGTAACAGCTGAGGCTATTTCAGATTCAACTCTTCTTGGCATAGATGCAAACAAGATGTTAGAATATATAAAAAATTCACCAGAATTTTCACTGAAAATCATCGGAGCACTTTCTGGCAGGATAAAAGAACTATTAAACAAGATTGAAACATTGACATTAGAAGATATTAGGACAAGATTTTTAAATTATATAAAAAGGTTGAGTAATCAAAAACGCTCTAAAACTGTTACCTTACCAGTAAAAAAAGGGGATCTGGCAATGATGCTAGGCATTAGACAGGAAACATTTTCTAGGCTCTTAAAAAAACTTCAAGAAGAAAATATCATCTCAATAAACAAAAATGAAATAACAATTTTGCAAGAATTATAGATTCATAATTATATAAGCAATCGGTAAAACAAAAATCATTAATTTTATAAGGTTTTTTAAGAAAAGACTATCAAGCTTATTAAAAAATAATAAATACAATAAAGGTAAAAAAACTGTAAACCCTCTAAGCCCCATAGATAAAAAACTCCAGTCAAGTATCTTTCTCCCTCCGCCAGATAAAACAATTAGAAAAGCACCAAAAATAGCCAAAAATGTTATCCATCTCAAATAGTTAATCCCCTCTTTTTTTCTAAAAATATCGTTATACAAGTTTGTAGATACACCAAGTGCAAGCCCAGCACCTGTTCCCAATACAATCACAAGTAAAAATGCATTTAAAATAACACCAAGCCATCCAGGGAAATAATTTGAAATAAAAAAAGGTAAAGCCTTAGCGCTCAAACTTCCAATTTCTGGATGATAAGCCCTTAAATACAACCCCACCACAACCCCCATAAAACCTATAGGAGGTATAACCGCTGCGCTTATCAAAGCTCCTTTTCTTGCTTCTTTTACATTTTTGGCAGAAAATATTGCTTGAAGATATGTTTGCGTAGAAATTACACCGATAACCATAGACAAAAAATCAACCCACCCCTTTTTATAACCGTAATCTGCAAACCCGAACCAATCTCTACCTTTAGGCAAATTATTTAAAACATCTTTAAAAAAATGGCTTTTGTACAATACGATTAATGTTGAGCAAATCATTAATAAATAAAGTATATAAAACTTTACCTTTCCAATAAAAGCAGAACTAACAATCCCGCCAAAAACAACCATACATGCTAATAGGAATAAAGTTATTATTAAACTTATTTTAAAACTTATATTAAGCACAGAAGATATAATTGCTGCTGAAGCCAAATATTGAGCTACAATATGGATAAAAATACCTGACGAGCTTAAAAAACTGGAATACTTTCTAATAGATTCCCCAAAACTTCTGCCAATAAACTCTGAAACAGTAACAACTTCACTTTCTCTTAAAGCTCTTGAGAAAAATAGCCCTAAAATCAGACATGCAATCCCACTACCAAAGGTAAAAATAATTGCAGGCAATCCATATAAAAATGCCATTTGCACTGTACCCACAGTTGAAGCACCACCAACAAGCGTGCCAACAATCACATAAGACACATTTTTGGCATCAAAATCTCTTTTGCCCAATAAAAAAGTGTCTTTTGTTTTAACATTTTTAGAAAATTTTATTATCAAAATCAAAAATAATAAAAGTGTAACAATAAATTCAAATTTATACCACATTGCCTAACTATTTTGTCATCTTGTCAAATTTATCTTTAAATACCTCAAAATCTTTATCTCCAAATAGGACAACAACTATCTGTTCTAATGTGTTTTGAGCATCTTTCTCACAAAAATCGATTATTGCTCTTAATATTATTTCACTTGCTTCATCCAAAGGATATCCAAAAATACCTGTTGAAATTGCAGGCAATGCTATAGAGTTACAGTTTTTCTCAACGGCTCTTTTTAATGAATTATATACAGCATTGTAAAGATTTTTTTCTGGCTCTGGATCAATCCCATACCTTGGACCCACTGCATGTATCACATATTTCGCATCCAATTTCCCCGCATTTATAGCAACAGCATCACCAAGAGGGCAATAACCTATTTTATCACACTCTTTTTGGATCTCCTCGCCACCTGCCCTTCTAATAGCTCCCGCTACACCTCCCCCCATTTTAAGATGGGAGTTAGCAGCATTAACGATAGCATCAACTTTCTCCTTAGTTATATCACCTTGTTTTATTTTTACTGAAGTGTTATTTATTATTTTCTCCATCTAACACCCCTATTATAAACTCAATTTATTCAAGCTAAATTTTAACCTATTATTTTTTCAAAAACAAGCTATTTATTTAATAAATAGCAAATTTTATACATATATAATTTATTTTAATTCTTGACATTTTAAAAATATTGTTTTATTTTTGATGTAAATTATGAGCAAGTGCAGAGTAGCTTTAATACAAAACAAAACTTTTGTTGGTAAAATAAATGAGAATTTCAAAAATTACTATAATCAAATAACGTCTTTAATCAAAGAGAACCCAGACTTTATTATTGTCCCAGAGCTTTTCTTAACAGGTTTTGATTATAAAAACTTAACAAATTATAAAAATGAAATTAGTTGTTACTTAAAAGAATTTCAAAGTTTATTAGGTAATAATACAGTTTTAGTTTTATCACTTCCAGAATATGATAATGACTTAATATACAACACTACATATTTCTTATCAAAATCAGCTATTTTAGCCAAGTATAGAAAAAACCTGCTATTTGCCCCATCTTACGAAAATGTATATTTTTCACCACAAAACAATATAACATTATTTTGTTATCATAATATAAAAATAGCAACACACACTTGCTATGAAATAAGATTCCCAGAGCTATTCAGGATGTCTTATTATTTCGGGGCAGAAATTTACTTCATACCTGCTGTTTGGCCAGAAGATAAAAAAGAGCACTGGCTTACATTACTCAAAACAAGAGCAATAGAAAACCAAGCTTTTGTCATAGGGTGTAATTGTAGTCAGCAAATAACAAAAAATAAAACAATTAACTGCGGCTATTCAGCAGTATTTGATCCTTGGGGAGAAAAACTACTTTTAGCATCAAATGAAGATGATGCTTATATAGTTGAGTTAAATATAGAAAAAGTAAAGGAGGTGAGAGAAAAAATACCCTGTTTAGAAGTGGCTAAAAACACTTTTCAAGTAAGTTTTGTTGATGAAAGAGTGAAAAATTTGGATTTAATTAGCACCAACATAAATTAATAAACGGAGGTTACTATGAGTAGTAAAATTTGTGGAGCAAGAGAAGCATTAAGCTGTATTAAGGATGGGGACACTGTTGCAGTATCAGGTTTTAATTTGACTACTGCGCCTGAGTATTTAATATTAGAACTATTTGAGATGTGGAAAGAAACTGGTCATCCAAAAAATCTTTTCATCATTTCTGATACTCTACCAGCAGTTCCAGGAAGAGCTTTTGACAAAGTATTCTCTGAACTTTATGAAATGAAGGATCAAGATTTCATTCGTGGCGTTTTAATGCCATTTATCGGCTGGTCACCTGCTTTGATGAAAATGACTCTTGAAAATAGGATAGAGGTTTACTCATGGGCAATTGGTACCTGTTCTTATTGGTTTAGAGAAGCAGCTTCAGGAAGACCTGGTATTATTACAAAAGTAGGTCTAGGAACATTTTTAGATCCAAGACAGGATGGTGGTGCTTCCAATGAAATAGCAAAAGAGAAGAAAACATGTAAAGTATCAGTAATGGAAATAGATGGTGAAGAGTGGTTGTTATATCAAGCACCACTACCAGATGTGGCTCTAGTTAGAGGTACTACAGCTGATACTGATGGTTATGTTTCTATGGAAGAAGAAGGGTTCTATGGAACCGTATTAAATATCGCTCAAGCAGCAAAAGCTCAACCTAACCCTGGAAAAGTGATCTGCCAGGTTAAATATGTAGTTCAAAAAGGATCTATTCCTACAAGAGATGTTATTATTCCTAGAGCACTTGTTGACCATGTTGTTGTTACACCTGATGAAGATTTACACAGAATTGCTGGTTCTTATGTGTATGACCCAAGACTTGCTGGTCATATCAAAGCTCAAAAAACTAAAGAACTTGAAGCATTACTCCCAACACCAGATAAAATAAGAGATAGAATTGTTGCAGGTAGAGTTTTAATTGAAGTAATGAAATTGGTTGCTAATCTTAAAAAACCTGCTTTCGGTAAC is a window encoding:
- a CDS encoding macro domain-containing protein yields the protein MEKIINNTSVKIKQGDITKEKVDAIVNAANSHLKMGGGVAGAIRRAGGEEIQKECDKIGYCPLGDAVAINAGKLDAKYVIHAVGPRYGIDPEPEKNLYNAVYNSLKRAVEKNCNSIALPAISTGIFGYPLDEASEIILRAIIDFCEKDAQNTLEQIVVVLFGDKDFEVFKDKFDKMTK
- a CDS encoding bacteriohemerythrin, translating into MKVSLKLKISLGILFVGILGGFIGLINVYADLNNLDTSLVIKINVFLMIIGTIAAFFMIFFLNSYIFKNLKIISQNVQNISKGLLSFEKTDTKSKDELSEVVNSMYDSYNKIAGVLKEFYKTSLELKSASEDLADTSENAHVRLAEINDEIQSISSAAEELNSTSKNIYDNSIEINESINEADNKLDNSVNLILENKEQVEAVANTSALVVDKVTAFKELSEEISKIVSAINEIADQTNLLALNAAIEAARAGEHGRGFAVVADEVRKLANKTTDSTKLIEDAIKSIQIEADEISKVVIKEQEEVEDSVAKVNESIDSINEVKQSFENVKIRVESITNAINEESLAIEDITRNITDVAYKIGEIKELVEKTQESGNELLEISVQLMKEIGFFKIDVSGNFIEWSDKLSVGIDKFDKQHKNLVRLINEIYDAVNDDKSASVLEKILNELVEYTVYHFDSEEEAFKRFGYPEYEKHREIHEDLKTQVGEFLEKYKKGDTAVGFNLLSFLKKWLINHIMGEDKKYSSFLKGKV
- a CDS encoding acyl CoA:acetate/3-ketoacid CoA transferase; protein product: MSSKICGAREALSCIKDGDTVAVSGFNLTTAPEYLILELFEMWKETGHPKNLFIISDTLPAVPGRAFDKVFSELYEMKDQDFIRGVLMPFIGWSPALMKMTLENRIEVYSWAIGTCSYWFREAASGRPGIITKVGLGTFLDPRQDGGASNEIAKEKKTCKVSVMEIDGEEWLLYQAPLPDVALVRGTTADTDGYVSMEEEGFYGTVLNIAQAAKAQPNPGKVICQVKYVVQKGSIPTRDVIIPRALVDHVVVTPDEDLHRIAGSYVYDPRLAGHIKAQKTKELEALLPTPDKIRDRIVAGRVLIEVMKLVANLKKPAFGNLGIGIPVYVSWMAGEFGLSDLLTLTVEPGPVGGIALVGQDFGVAISPAAIIPMPDMFTNYEGGIIDFASLGFMQIDPKGNVNPSYSPVRVSGPGGFPVISAGSPRTYFAGGFTAGKGIDIDADGGKLIINSDGNITKFNNELVKIVFSGPEAAKNGKEIIYVTERAVFGLNENGLILKEVAPGVDVEKDILAKMDFKPQIADKLETMPEVLFHQSMDPLKEYIDNILKEAGML
- a CDS encoding CZB domain-containing protein, which encodes MMIDDLNRLVDQYSKYTLSSKGAVFVKAKLAHIIFVKNVLDCVATKNCSFEIKDHTMCDFGKFYYSVGKEIFGNDSEFMMIEEPHKNVHFYGRATVDSIKSGNMDKAKENLSVMLDNVDKLLSLLDSLIDKYK
- a CDS encoding Crp/Fnr family transcriptional regulator, which produces MNKENALKFFANTFFKTSTAEILSDFSKFTHIKSLAKKEILFYEGETGSTVYFLVNGNLKLYKTNEEGKTMIIHIVRPGEIFAEILFFLQNRYPVTAEAISDSTLLGIDANKMLEYIKNSPEFSLKIIGALSGRIKELLNKIETLTLEDIRTRFLNYIKRLSNQKRSKTVTLPVKKGDLAMMLGIRQETFSRLLKKLQEENIISINKNEITILQEL
- a CDS encoding nitrilase-related carbon-nitrogen hydrolase, with protein sequence MSKCRVALIQNKTFVGKINENFKNYYNQITSLIKENPDFIIVPELFLTGFDYKNLTNYKNEISCYLKEFQSLLGNNTVLVLSLPEYDNDLIYNTTYFLSKSAILAKYRKNLLFAPSYENVYFSPQNNITLFCYHNIKIATHTCYEIRFPELFRMSYYFGAEIYFIPAVWPEDKKEHWLTLLKTRAIENQAFVIGCNCSQQITKNKTINCGYSAVFDPWGEKLLLASNEDDAYIVELNIEKVKEVREKIPCLEVAKNTFQVSFVDERVKNLDLISTNIN
- a CDS encoding DUF4340 domain-containing protein, with translation MRKKDIILPILAIVLVVIYFATGKKNEIKTEYLLPKDLNIKVIKYKDDDLDITLEKAKDGWLITKPESWPANKDQINKLVSKLKNIEIISKIDSKNDKNFGFSEKKRLLVKTDKIDYSIYLGKKDKSYRFQYVKLSDKIYLVDASFTNYLPLTINQIKDKTVYNIQNPKSFSLKTDNETIEITFDNETATFNGINIDKEKTKELMKLISKFESNTFADNNTLPDDAKKIGYLKVKSAKKEYSFELYKNKDGDFYIPYKNQVFEIYSFKLEDWIENIKKLIPKETGTK
- a CDS encoding sodium:solute symporter family protein; translation: MWYKFEFIVTLLLFLILIIKFSKNVKTKDTFLLGKRDFDAKNVSYVIVGTLVGGASTVGTVQMAFLYGLPAIIFTFGSGIACLILGLFFSRALRESEVVTVSEFIGRSFGESIRKYSSFLSSSGIFIHIVAQYLASAAIISSVLNISFKISLIITLFLLACMVVFGGIVSSAFIGKVKFYILYLLMICSTLIVLYKSHFFKDVLNNLPKGRDWFGFADYGYKKGWVDFLSMVIGVISTQTYLQAIFSAKNVKEARKGALISAAVIPPIGFMGVVVGLYLRAYHPEIGSLSAKALPFFISNYFPGWLGVILNAFLLVIVLGTGAGLALGVSTNLYNDIFRKKEGINYLRWITFLAIFGAFLIVLSGGGRKILDWSFLSMGLRGFTVFLPLLYLLFFNKLDSLFLKNLIKLMIFVLPIAYIIMNL